The following proteins come from a genomic window of Actinomarinicola tropica:
- a CDS encoding metallophosphoesterase family protein, with protein MGAIRRLALLSDVHANLVALDAVLADLATLAPVDEVWALGDLVAIGPDPVGVLERLHELPSCRFLAGNSERYVRTGERPLPDPATAAARPHLPGLIAGFSWTAGRLHEAGWFDWLTSLPATLRAELATGERIVGVHATPDRDDGSGIHGRLSDAEIEELLDLADADVLCGGHTHLPLHRRIGRGDVVNLGSVSNPSRHGVGCTASYVVIDATGAAADISHRSVAYDVEEVLRQLHALRHPAVGFIEDSYFGRHVQMGR; from the coding sequence GTGGGTGCGATCCGGCGGCTGGCTCTCCTCTCCGACGTCCACGCCAACCTGGTCGCGCTGGACGCCGTGCTGGCGGACCTGGCCACGCTGGCACCGGTCGACGAGGTGTGGGCGCTCGGCGACCTCGTCGCGATCGGCCCGGATCCGGTCGGTGTGCTCGAGCGCCTCCACGAGCTGCCGAGCTGCAGGTTCCTCGCCGGCAACTCCGAGCGCTACGTGCGCACCGGAGAGCGACCGCTGCCGGACCCCGCCACCGCGGCCGCACGCCCGCACCTGCCAGGCCTCATCGCCGGCTTCTCGTGGACCGCCGGGCGGCTGCACGAGGCGGGCTGGTTCGACTGGCTGACATCGCTGCCGGCGACGCTTCGAGCTGAGCTCGCCACAGGTGAACGGATCGTCGGCGTGCACGCCACCCCGGATCGTGACGACGGGTCCGGCATCCACGGGCGCCTGTCCGATGCGGAGATCGAGGAGCTGCTCGACCTCGCCGATGCCGACGTCCTCTGCGGCGGCCACACGCACCTGCCCCTCCACCGGCGGATCGGCCGGGGCGACGTGGTCAACCTCGGGAGCGTCTCCAACCCGTCACGACACGGCGTCGGCTGCACTGCGAGCTACGTCGTCATCGACGCCACCGGGGCGGCCGCGGACATCAGCCATCGATCGGTCGCCTACGACGTCGAGGAGGTGCTCCGGCAGCTCCACGCCCTGCGCCACCCCGCCGTCGGATTCATCGAGGACTCGTACTTCGGCCGGCACGTGCAGATGGGACGCTGA
- the dusB gene encoding tRNA dihydrouridine synthase DusB — translation MAARAPHHVPMRIGAVNLGHPVVLAPMAGVTDAPFRVLCAEAGGGLFVSEMLTARGLVEGADKSWRMASHHPSEATRSVQLYGSDPRAMGEAARRLADDAGVDHIDLNFGCPVPKITRNGGGAALPVRRRLFGQVVEAAVGGAGRIPVTVKMRMGLDDGRLTFLEAASIAADAGAAAVALHARTAVQGYSGVARWDAIGELRARLPADVPVLGNGDIWEATDAVRMMAETGCDGVVIGRGCLGRPWLFADLEQAMRGHAPLGPPPFGVVAATVRRHVELAVDWYDDETAAVRKLRKHLRWYLQGYPVGAEVRRRAGAVATVEDVHALVDEVDPDLTVLPEAVRAPRGRTDAITRLTLPHGWCEHPDAMARVEDDLVAHSGG, via the coding sequence ATCGCCGCACGCGCCCCCCATCATGTCCCGATGCGCATCGGTGCGGTGAACCTGGGGCACCCCGTCGTCCTCGCCCCCATGGCGGGGGTCACCGACGCGCCGTTCCGCGTCCTGTGCGCCGAGGCCGGCGGCGGCCTCTTCGTCTCCGAGATGCTGACCGCTCGCGGCCTGGTGGAGGGGGCCGACAAGTCGTGGCGGATGGCGAGCCACCACCCCTCCGAGGCGACGCGCTCGGTCCAGCTCTACGGCTCCGATCCGAGGGCGATGGGCGAGGCCGCCCGCCGGTTGGCTGACGACGCCGGTGTCGATCACATCGACCTCAACTTCGGGTGCCCCGTCCCGAAGATCACCCGCAACGGCGGCGGGGCCGCCCTGCCCGTCCGCCGGCGCCTCTTCGGCCAGGTCGTCGAAGCCGCGGTCGGCGGGGCCGGCCGGATCCCGGTCACGGTGAAGATGCGGATGGGGCTCGACGACGGACGGCTCACGTTCCTCGAGGCCGCGTCGATCGCAGCCGATGCCGGCGCGGCCGCAGTGGCGCTCCACGCTCGCACGGCGGTCCAGGGCTACTCGGGCGTCGCCCGGTGGGACGCCATCGGCGAGCTGCGCGCCCGGCTCCCCGCCGACGTCCCCGTGCTCGGCAACGGCGACATCTGGGAGGCGACCGACGCCGTGCGGATGATGGCCGAGACCGGCTGCGACGGTGTGGTCATCGGTCGGGGCTGCCTCGGCCGACCGTGGCTCTTCGCCGACCTCGAGCAGGCGATGCGCGGCCACGCACCGCTCGGACCCCCGCCTTTCGGCGTGGTGGCGGCGACCGTGCGGCGCCACGTCGAGCTGGCGGTCGACTGGTACGACGACGAGACGGCGGCGGTCCGCAAGCTGCGCAAGCACCTCCGCTGGTACCTGCAGGGCTACCCGGTCGGTGCCGAGGTGCGCCGCCGCGCGGGTGCGGTGGCCACGGTGGAGGACGTGCACGCACTGGTCGACGAGGTCGACCCGGACCTGACGGTGCTGCCCGAGGCGGTGCGAGCGCCTCGCGGCCGCACCGATGCCATCACCCGGCTCACGCTCCCCCACGGCTGGTGCGAGCACCCGGACGCCATGGCCCGCGTCGAGGACGACCTCGTCGCCCACAGCGGCGGCTGA
- a CDS encoding ABC transporter permease, which translates to MSVTMEPYVPPDPPGRHRRALAAVVPPALAFAVLFGSWELFVRLRDISPLVLPAPTAIWGALSEEPSYWWDQALVTGTEALLGLVVATVVALGIAVLMSHFRAVDRALGPVVTMVQVTPVIALATPLVIWLGFGLAPKVVMAALITFVPLVVNAATGLRAIDPMTEELLRSVAASRREVFWKLRVPHALPYLFSALRVCVGLALIGALVAEWFGSTEGLGRTMNQARNSLAITKLWAAVAVLMVMGIAATAIVRLVERWALRWHTET; encoded by the coding sequence ATGAGCGTGACGATGGAGCCCTACGTCCCGCCCGATCCACCGGGTCGGCACCGGCGTGCGCTGGCCGCGGTCGTCCCGCCGGCGCTCGCCTTCGCCGTCCTGTTCGGCAGCTGGGAGCTGTTCGTGCGGCTGCGCGACATCAGCCCCCTCGTCCTCCCGGCGCCGACGGCGATCTGGGGCGCCCTGTCGGAGGAGCCGTCCTACTGGTGGGACCAGGCCCTCGTCACCGGTACCGAGGCGCTTCTCGGGCTCGTGGTCGCCACCGTCGTCGCCCTCGGGATCGCCGTGCTGATGTCGCACTTCCGCGCCGTCGACCGCGCGCTCGGTCCGGTCGTCACGATGGTGCAGGTCACGCCGGTGATCGCGCTGGCCACGCCCCTCGTGATCTGGCTCGGCTTCGGGCTCGCCCCGAAGGTCGTGATGGCCGCGCTCATCACCTTCGTCCCCCTCGTCGTGAACGCCGCCACCGGGCTGCGGGCCATCGACCCCATGACCGAGGAGCTCCTGCGGTCGGTCGCCGCGAGCCGCCGCGAGGTGTTCTGGAAGCTGCGCGTCCCCCACGCGCTGCCGTACCTGTTCTCGGCCCTGCGGGTCTGCGTCGGCCTGGCGCTGATCGGCGCGCTCGTCGCCGAGTGGTTCGGCTCGACCGAGGGCCTCGGGCGCACGATGAACCAGGCCCGCAACAGCCTGGCCATCACCAAGCTGTGGGCCGCCGTCGCCGTGCTGATGGTGATGGGCATCGCCGCGACCGCGATCGTGCGCCTGGTCGAGCGCTGGGCGCTCCGCTGGCACACCGAGACCTGA
- a CDS encoding ABC transporter ATP-binding protein codes for MRDNGALPVAEGIHLSGVSKGFGRRGQRVEALRGIDLEVAEGELVSLIGPSGCGKTTLLRVIGGLLEADAGVVRVGTLPPDEARRRKHFGFVPQVPALLPWRDVLGNVELLGEVNRRHGTAPRLDARTLLAQVGLTGFEHAHPRELSGGMQQRVALARAMALCAPVLLMDEPLAALDEITRADMRHLVLDVWERSGATCVFVTHSIEEAVLLSDRVVVMAPRPGHITAIEPIDLPRPRPRGVEDEPRFHEHVRRIRQALGAGKR; via the coding sequence GTGAGGGACAACGGGGCCCTGCCCGTCGCGGAGGGCATCCACCTCTCCGGCGTGTCGAAGGGGTTCGGGCGGCGCGGGCAGCGCGTCGAGGCGCTGCGTGGCATCGACCTCGAGGTCGCCGAGGGCGAGCTCGTCAGCCTCATCGGCCCCTCCGGCTGCGGGAAGACGACGTTGCTGCGCGTCATCGGCGGCCTGCTCGAGGCCGACGCCGGCGTGGTGCGCGTGGGCACCCTGCCGCCCGACGAGGCCCGTCGGCGCAAGCACTTCGGCTTCGTGCCCCAGGTGCCGGCGCTCCTCCCCTGGCGGGACGTGCTCGGCAACGTCGAGCTGCTCGGGGAGGTCAACCGGCGCCACGGCACGGCCCCCCGCCTCGACGCCCGCACGCTCCTCGCCCAGGTCGGTCTCACGGGGTTCGAGCACGCCCACCCCCGCGAGCTCTCGGGCGGCATGCAGCAGCGGGTGGCGCTGGCCCGGGCGATGGCCCTCTGCGCACCGGTCCTCTTGATGGACGAGCCCCTCGCGGCCCTCGACGAGATCACCCGGGCCGACATGCGCCACCTGGTGCTCGACGTCTGGGAGCGGAGCGGCGCGACCTGCGTGTTCGTCACCCACTCCATCGAGGAGGCGGTCCTGCTCTCGGATCGCGTCGTCGTGATGGCGCCCCGCCCGGGCCACATCACCGCGATTGAGCCGATCGACCTCCCGCGCCCCCGTCCCCGGGGCGTCGAGGACGAGCCCCGCTTCCACGAGCACGTGCGCCGCATCCGCCAGGCCCTGGGGGCTGGGAAGCGATGA
- a CDS encoding riboflavin synthase, with protein MFTGLVEELGRFVERDGHRFRFSARTVLDGIAIGDSIATNGCCLTVVEHGNDWWATDVTDETLSRTSLGELSPGDPVNFERPTRVGDRLGGHIVQGHVDGVGRILARPPDLRVEVPSTVIRYCVEKGSITIDGVSLTIVAVLDDAVTAAIIPHTAEVTTLGHKPVGAAVNLEVDVIAKYVERLLPGGPAGA; from the coding sequence ATGTTCACCGGCCTGGTCGAGGAGCTCGGGCGCTTCGTCGAGCGCGACGGCCACCGGTTCCGCTTCTCGGCGCGGACCGTGCTCGACGGCATCGCCATCGGCGATTCGATCGCCACGAACGGCTGCTGCCTCACCGTCGTCGAGCACGGCAACGACTGGTGGGCCACCGACGTCACCGACGAGACGCTGTCCCGCACCTCGCTCGGCGAGCTGTCGCCCGGCGACCCCGTGAACTTCGAGCGCCCCACCCGGGTCGGCGACCGGCTCGGCGGCCACATCGTGCAGGGCCACGTCGACGGCGTCGGCCGGATCCTCGCCCGGCCGCCCGACCTGCGGGTCGAGGTGCCGTCCACGGTGATCCGCTACTGCGTGGAGAAGGGATCGATCACGATCGACGGCGTCAGCCTCACGATCGTGGCCGTGCTCGACGACGCGGTCACCGCGGCGATCATCCCCCACACCGCCGAGGTGACGACGCTCGGCCACAAGCCGGTGGGCGCCGCCGTGAACCTCGAGGTGGACGTCATCGCCAAGTACGTCGAGCGGCTGCTGCCCGGCGGTCCCGCGGGCGCGTGA
- a CDS encoding NADH-ubiquinone oxidoreductase-F iron-sulfur binding region domain-containing protein: MTFLLPHEPITSIDAYLATEVGGRGIERARELGPEATIEEITRSGLRGRGGGGFPTGRKWAGIAGRPGGRAYLVCNGAEGEPGTFKDRALLRANPYQFVEGAIVAAHAIGAEEVYVGLKASFVREREAVTRAIQEMQEAGLCTDCTVTVVAGPDEYLFGEEKAMLEVIEGKPPLPRWFPPYEHGLFATSPQLGWEATPQPGGTDGEPNPTLVNNVETLSNVPHILARGVDWFRSMGTPDSPGTIVTTVVGDVVAPDVGEVELGTPLSAVIDAVGSGMSAGRSVKAVFSGVANRVVTAAHLDVPVSYEGFAAIGSGMGSAGFIVYDDRACMVDAAYRFSRFLSVESCGQCPPCKLGSSAITLHLQRLETGGGDESDLAGIARWLQKVTDGNRCFLAVEEQQVVESVLRAFPEEFDAHAAHGGCPHPSEGLVPMPKIVDLADGVATYDETFWRKRPDWTYDPE, from the coding sequence ATGACCTTCCTGCTGCCGCACGAGCCGATCACCTCGATCGACGCCTACCTGGCCACCGAGGTCGGGGGCCGAGGCATCGAGCGGGCCCGGGAGCTGGGTCCCGAGGCGACGATCGAGGAGATCACCCGCTCCGGGCTGCGCGGGCGGGGCGGTGGGGGGTTCCCCACCGGGCGGAAGTGGGCGGGGATCGCCGGTCGTCCGGGCGGGCGGGCGTACCTGGTCTGCAACGGCGCGGAGGGCGAGCCCGGGACGTTCAAGGACCGCGCGCTGCTGCGTGCCAACCCGTACCAGTTCGTCGAGGGCGCGATCGTCGCCGCCCACGCGATCGGTGCCGAGGAGGTCTACGTCGGCCTGAAGGCCAGCTTCGTCCGGGAGAGGGAGGCGGTCACCCGTGCGATCCAGGAGATGCAGGAGGCGGGCCTGTGCACCGACTGCACCGTCACGGTGGTCGCCGGGCCCGACGAGTACCTGTTCGGGGAGGAGAAGGCGATGCTCGAGGTCATCGAGGGCAAGCCGCCGCTCCCGCGCTGGTTCCCGCCCTACGAGCACGGGCTCTTCGCCACCTCTCCCCAGCTCGGATGGGAGGCCACGCCCCAGCCCGGCGGGACCGACGGAGAGCCGAACCCCACGCTGGTCAACAACGTGGAGACGTTGTCGAACGTCCCCCACATCCTCGCCCGTGGCGTCGACTGGTTCCGCTCCATGGGCACGCCCGACTCCCCGGGCACGATCGTGACGACGGTCGTGGGCGACGTCGTCGCGCCGGACGTCGGCGAGGTCGAGCTCGGCACGCCGCTGTCCGCGGTCATCGACGCGGTGGGCAGCGGGATGAGCGCGGGCCGCTCGGTCAAGGCCGTGTTCTCCGGCGTGGCGAACCGCGTCGTGACCGCCGCGCACCTCGACGTGCCCGTGTCCTACGAGGGCTTCGCCGCGATCGGCAGCGGGATGGGCTCGGCGGGGTTCATCGTCTACGACGACCGGGCCTGCATGGTCGACGCGGCCTACCGCTTCTCGCGCTTCTTGTCGGTGGAGTCGTGCGGGCAGTGCCCGCCGTGCAAGCTCGGATCGAGCGCCATCACCCTCCACCTCCAGCGGCTCGAGACCGGCGGCGGCGACGAGAGCGATCTCGCCGGGATCGCCAGGTGGCTCCAGAAGGTCACCGACGGCAACCGCTGCTTCCTCGCGGTGGAGGAGCAGCAGGTCGTCGAGAGCGTGCTCCGGGCGTTCCCCGAGGAGTTCGACGCCCACGCCGCCCACGGCGGCTGCCCCCACCCGTCCGAGGGTCTCGTGCCGATGCCGAAGATCGTCGACCTCGCGGACGGCGTCGCGACCTACGACGAGACCTTCTGGCGGAAGCGCCCGGACTGGACCTACGACCCGGAGTGA
- a CDS encoding VOC family protein, whose translation MLSEPRWTHVALPSSDLDASVDWYTTFTPLEVVARHADDDGQNAWLSHPGATDRPFVLVLVMFNAERGRPQPQLAPFAHLGIEVPTREDVDEVARRGAEAGCLHWEARQLPAPVGYVCALTDPDGNVIEFSHDQGVYAAVAERWGSPS comes from the coding sequence ATGCTGAGCGAACCTCGCTGGACCCACGTCGCGCTGCCGAGCTCCGACCTCGACGCCTCGGTCGACTGGTACACGACGTTCACCCCGCTCGAGGTCGTCGCCCGCCACGCCGACGACGACGGCCAGAACGCCTGGCTCTCCCATCCGGGCGCCACGGACCGGCCGTTCGTGCTCGTCCTCGTCATGTTCAACGCCGAGCGGGGCCGGCCCCAGCCGCAGCTCGCGCCGTTCGCGCACCTCGGCATCGAGGTCCCGACCCGCGAGGACGTCGACGAGGTCGCCCGCCGCGGCGCCGAGGCGGGCTGCCTCCACTGGGAGGCCCGCCAGCTGCCGGCGCCGGTCGGCTACGTGTGCGCCCTGACCGACCCCGACGGCAACGTGATCGAGTTCTCCCACGACCAGGGCGTGTACGCCGCCGTGGCCGAGCGGTGGGGATCGCCGAGCTGA
- a CDS encoding ribokinase, whose product MAVRIACFGSMNHDLTLWVPHPPAPDETVRAHRVAEFIGGKGANQAIAARRLGAEVAMIGRVGTDSSGAEIVEQLRAEGIDTTHVVPTTGPTGRAVPIVSDDGEVSIIIVAGANGAVGPSDAEDAAEVIAAADVLLLQGEVAAPASGRAAAIAADAGTLVVFNAAPVPDRSDLVLQHDPIVVVNSHEALELRLDSSDRVIVTLGSAGVQVGEVRVGAFSADTIDPTGAGDSFVGAFALALAEGADAVEAARVGAAAGAHTVSVAGASTSMPTRAQVDAILDTGH is encoded by the coding sequence GTGGCCGTCCGGATCGCCTGCTTCGGGTCGATGAACCACGATCTCACGCTCTGGGTGCCGCACCCGCCGGCGCCGGACGAGACCGTGCGGGCCCACCGCGTCGCGGAGTTCATCGGCGGCAAGGGCGCCAACCAGGCCATCGCCGCGCGGCGTCTCGGCGCCGAGGTGGCGATGATCGGCCGGGTGGGCACCGACTCGTCCGGCGCGGAGATCGTCGAGCAGCTCCGGGCCGAGGGCATCGACACCACCCACGTGGTGCCGACCACCGGCCCCACCGGCCGCGCCGTCCCGATCGTCAGCGACGACGGCGAGGTGTCGATCATCATCGTCGCCGGGGCCAACGGCGCGGTGGGGCCGTCCGATGCCGAGGACGCCGCCGAAGTGATCGCCGCCGCCGACGTCCTCCTCCTCCAGGGGGAGGTCGCCGCCCCCGCGTCCGGTCGGGCGGCCGCCATCGCCGCCGACGCCGGCACGCTCGTCGTGTTCAACGCCGCGCCGGTCCCCGATCGCTCCGACCTCGTGCTCCAGCACGACCCGATCGTCGTCGTGAACTCCCACGAGGCGCTCGAGCTGCGCCTCGACTCCTCCGACCGGGTCATCGTCACGCTCGGCTCGGCGGGCGTGCAGGTCGGCGAGGTGCGCGTCGGCGCGTTCTCCGCGGACACCATCGACCCGACCGGCGCCGGCGACAGCTTCGTCGGCGCCTTCGCCCTGGCGCTCGCCGAGGGCGCCGACGCCGTCGAGGCCGCTCGGGTCGGCGCCGCGGCCGGGGCCCACACGGTCAGCGTCGCCGGCGCCTCGACGTCGATGCCGACCCGCGCCCAGGTCGACGCCATCCTCGACACCGGCCACTGA
- the rpsO gene encoding 30S ribosomal protein S15 — protein sequence MADATQLPPKSGTIEEHRLHDTDTGSPEVQIALLTDRINHLTEHLKVHKKDHHSRRGLLMLVGRRRRLLDYVKKNDVERYRTIIAKLGLRR from the coding sequence ATGGCCGATGCCACCCAGCTCCCGCCGAAGTCGGGCACCATCGAGGAGCACCGCCTCCACGACACCGACACCGGGTCGCCCGAGGTGCAGATCGCGCTCCTCACGGACCGCATCAACCACCTCACCGAGCACTTGAAGGTCCACAAGAAGGACCACCACAGCCGGCGCGGGCTGCTGATGCTCGTCGGACGTCGCCGTCGCCTCCTCGACTACGTCAAGAAGAACGACGTCGAGCGCTACCGGACGATCATCGCCAAGCTCGGCCTCCGCCGCTAG
- a CDS encoding polyribonucleotide nucleotidyltransferase has product MADPISVSGPVSGTDKSITFETGLLAPQSQGAVVATLGGTKILVTANAEKAPREGIDFFPLTVDIEEKRYAAGIIPGSVFRKEGRPSDEAILTCRLIDRPLRPSFAEGYRNETQIIGTVLGVDMENPHDVLAINAASAALMISGIPFEGPIGAVRLAYSTEGTWVPHPTYEEGDESTFEIVVAGRETADASDIAVMMVEAGGTEDAWKFYEQGAPKVTEEVIAEGLEAAKTWIRESIALQREFVAAAGVREPIPYTPGVDYTDDVYARVAELGRDKLAQANTIVDKTERNAANDAIRDEIKAALAEELEGREREVSAAIKSLTKTVIRERVVNEGVRIDGRGPADIRAISCQVGLLPTAHGSALFQRGETQVLNVLTLGMPRMAMDITYKDSLNPTVKKRYMHHYTMPPFSNGETGRVGGTKRREVGHGLLAERALLPVVPSEEEFPYALRLVSEVLSSNGSTSMASVCSSSMSLMDGGVPIKAAVAGIAMGLIYEDGKYTTLTDILGAEDAFGDMDFKVAGTAEFVTALQLDTKIDGIPADVLAAALSQAKDARMHILDKMSEAIAEPRDEVGPTAPKIISFEIPIDKIGEVIGPKGKVINAIQQETGADINVDDDGMVGTVSISSSDMGVVAEAERQIKLILNPPTAEVGATYTGRVVNITKFGAFVNILPGRDGLLHISKMGQGKRIDKVEDVVDLGDTIEVKVDDVDPQGKVSLSLAGDAPAPKEGGSSRAASDDDAGSGDDDGDREFVSFEDEFESELTSELGDLGPATSGGGSGSGSGGGSSRGGRGRGRGRGGRR; this is encoded by the coding sequence ATGGCTGATCCCATCAGCGTCAGTGGTCCCGTCAGCGGGACCGACAAGAGCATCACCTTCGAGACGGGGCTCCTCGCCCCGCAGAGCCAGGGTGCGGTCGTCGCCACCCTCGGCGGCACGAAGATCCTGGTCACCGCCAACGCCGAGAAGGCGCCGCGCGAGGGCATCGACTTCTTCCCGCTCACGGTCGACATCGAGGAGAAGCGCTACGCCGCCGGCATCATCCCCGGCTCGGTGTTCCGCAAGGAGGGCCGCCCCTCCGACGAGGCGATCCTCACCTGCCGCCTCATCGACCGCCCGCTGCGCCCCTCCTTCGCCGAGGGCTACCGCAACGAGACCCAGATCATCGGCACCGTCCTCGGCGTCGACATGGAGAACCCCCACGACGTCCTCGCCATCAACGCCGCCAGCGCGGCACTGATGATCTCGGGCATCCCCTTCGAGGGCCCGATCGGCGCCGTGCGCCTGGCGTACTCCACCGAGGGCACCTGGGTCCCGCACCCCACCTACGAGGAGGGTGACGAGTCGACCTTCGAGATCGTCGTCGCCGGCCGCGAGACCGCCGACGCCTCCGACATCGCGGTGATGATGGTCGAGGCCGGTGGCACCGAGGACGCCTGGAAGTTCTACGAGCAGGGCGCCCCGAAGGTCACCGAGGAGGTCATCGCCGAGGGCCTCGAGGCCGCGAAGACCTGGATCCGCGAGTCGATCGCCCTCCAGCGCGAGTTCGTCGCTGCCGCCGGCGTTCGCGAGCCGATCCCGTACACCCCCGGTGTCGACTACACCGACGACGTCTACGCCCGGGTGGCCGAGCTCGGCCGCGACAAGCTGGCCCAGGCCAACACGATCGTCGACAAGACCGAGCGCAACGCCGCCAACGACGCCATCCGCGACGAGATCAAGGCCGCCCTGGCCGAGGAGCTCGAGGGTCGCGAGCGCGAGGTGTCCGCAGCGATCAAGTCGCTCACCAAGACCGTCATCCGCGAGCGCGTCGTCAACGAGGGCGTGCGCATCGACGGCCGTGGCCCCGCCGACATCCGCGCCATCTCCTGCCAGGTCGGGCTCCTGCCCACCGCGCACGGCTCGGCGCTGTTCCAGCGGGGCGAGACCCAGGTGCTCAACGTCCTCACCCTCGGCATGCCCCGCATGGCGATGGACATCACCTACAAGGACTCGCTCAACCCCACCGTCAAGAAGCGGTACATGCACCACTACACGATGCCGCCGTTCTCCAACGGCGAGACCGGTCGCGTGGGTGGCACCAAGCGCCGCGAGGTCGGCCACGGCCTGCTCGCCGAGCGCGCCCTGCTGCCGGTGGTGCCCTCCGAGGAGGAGTTCCCCTACGCGCTGCGCCTCGTGTCCGAGGTGCTGTCCTCCAACGGCTCGACCTCGATGGCGTCGGTCTGCTCGTCGTCGATGTCGCTGATGGACGGCGGCGTGCCGATCAAGGCCGCGGTCGCCGGCATCGCCATGGGCCTCATCTACGAGGACGGCAAGTACACGACCCTCACCGACATCCTCGGTGCCGAGGACGCCTTCGGCGACATGGACTTCAAGGTCGCCGGCACCGCCGAGTTCGTCACCGCCCTGCAGCTCGACACCAAGATCGACGGCATCCCCGCCGACGTCCTCGCCGCCGCGCTGTCCCAGGCCAAGGACGCCCGGATGCACATCCTCGACAAGATGTCCGAGGCCATCGCCGAGCCGCGCGACGAGGTCGGCCCCACCGCCCCGAAGATCATCAGCTTCGAGATCCCGATCGACAAGATCGGCGAGGTCATCGGGCCCAAGGGCAAGGTCATCAACGCCATCCAGCAGGAGACCGGCGCCGACATCAACGTCGACGACGACGGCATGGTCGGCACCGTGTCGATCTCCTCGTCGGACATGGGCGTCGTCGCCGAGGCCGAGCGCCAGATCAAGCTCATCCTCAACCCGCCGACGGCCGAGGTGGGTGCCACCTACACCGGCCGGGTCGTGAACATCACCAAGTTCGGTGCGTTCGTGAACATCCTCCCGGGCCGCGACGGCCTGCTCCACATCTCGAAGATGGGTCAGGGCAAGCGCATCGACAAGGTCGAGGACGTCGTCGACCTCGGCGACACGATCGAGGTCAAGGTCGACGACGTCGACCCGCAGGGCAAGGTCTCGCTCTCGCTCGCCGGCGACGCCCCGGCGCCGAAGGAGGGCGGCAGCAGCCGCGCCGCCTCCGACGACGACGCGGGCAGCGGCGACGACGACGGCGACCGCGAGTTCGTCTCCTTCGAGGACGAGTTCGAGTCGGAGCTGACCTCCGAGCTCGGCGACCTCGGCCCGGCGACCAGCGGCGGTGGCAGCGGCAGCGGCAGTGGCGGTGGGTCGTCCCGCGGCGGCCGTGGCCGTGGTCGTGGCCGCGGGGGTCGTCGCTGA